From the genome of Faecalibacterium prausnitzii:
TCTCGGATGCGAACCGAACGCTCTCCCAGCAATATCGTTTTTGTGCACACCTCGCACACCGCGAGAAAGGAAAAATCAACGTATGTTCGTCTATATAAAACATCCTGCCATCCAAACGACCTTTCTCGCTCGCAAGTATGGTCTCCAAGCCGCTGATTTTCAAGATGATGCAGTTTGGGGCGTAATATGGTTGGCGGACAAGTGAGCTACAGGCCCTTGAGATGTAACTCATATGGGGTTCAGATGTATCGCATCCCGATTCAAAAGAAAACACGATGTACCGTAAAAGCGCAACTTCTACTCTTGATGAATGGGAGATGCGTTTTTTACATTTGACAACAAGTTGTAGATTGACAATAGGACTCATACACGATAAACTTTATATAGTATTATGTAGATCAGAAGGAGGCCAAACCATGAGCGTCAAGTACACTACCCCTGCCCAGCACAAGAGCAATCTCCGCAATGTGTACGGCACCTTTGCCATTGAGGGAATGACCATCAGCAAGGACACGCGCAGCAATCTTGACCGCATTGGCAGCGGTCAAGCCAGCTATCAGCAGGTCGTGAATGAACTGCGCGCAAAGTACGCGAAGAAGGGCTGATTATGTTCACGAAGTATGATGTCTACACCACAGTGCAGTCCATGTACTGCTACCCGGATACGGATGTTCTGATCAACAAGTTGAACATTCATGATAAAGCCGAACTCAAACAGGCCGAAGAAGAATTTACTGCAGTCAAGCAAATGGCTCTGTTGCAGGAGCCAATCAAGGGACGTTTTACCAAAACTCACCTATTTCGGATTCACCGCTTCCTTTTTGAAGATGTGTACCCCTTTGCAGGGCACATCCGCAAAGAACAAATCAGCAAGGGCGACACGATGTTCTACCTGCCAGACCTGATCGACCGAGAATTGGAGCGTGTGTTCAAAAACATTCACTCCAAGAAGCTGCTTGCCGAACAAGATAAAGAAAAGCAGATTCAAAATCTGTCGCAGACAATGGCGGAACTGAATATCATTCACCCTTTCCGTGAGGGAAATGGCCGCAGCACCCGTGAACTGATTCGCTGCATGGCATTGGAATATGGCTTGCACATCAACTGGGGCAACACCGACCGGGAAACCTTGATCAACGCCGCAATCGCTGCCGTAGACGATGATATGGCATTCTGTGATGTTCTACGGCAGTGCATCGAAAAGAAAGATACATAATAATAGTCTACGAACCAGAATGCATAATCTGTATAAAAAGCCGCTTCTTTTCATTTTGAATCGAAGCGGCTTTTTATATTAACAATTCAAGAGCACCTGTAAAACAACGAGTACAACTTTCATGAATCTTATAGTTGATAATATACGGTTGTTGTCAACTATCCTGAATTTCAACACGCTGATGAATTTTTGTAGCCACATCGGTATAGAGGTCTACATCAAAACCTTCTGCGACTTCAAAACTAACGAACAAACAATAAGGTATTGCTGTTTTTACTTTTTTACAAGCATCAGCTTTGCAGTTCACTTTGATGATAAGATCCTCATCGTTCCAGACAATTGCTTTTTCACCAACAAAAATCTCGTGCTGCAACGAGCCCTTCCGAACGGCTTGCCATTCAGTATTTAGTCGGTCAGGTACGAGACCTTTTCCATTATCATCAACGTCAAACCACAACTGTATGCCGCGATAAGCCTGTTTATTAGGAACAACAGGAGAAAGATAGGCCAATGTAACGGTTAGCTTTCTTTTCATCAATCGAGACGAAAAATCTACTGGCAGAGGTAGTCTAAAAACTTCGCCCTCATCGATTTTAACTTCTCCTAATCCGATGAGAGTTATACGTTCTTTCGTACACTCAACAACACGGTCTATATTGGGTATTCCATTCCCAAGCCATTTACTCAATTGTTTCGGTGAACTTCCCATTGCAAGGGAAAGTTTTTCAGCAATAGGTTCCCATGAAGCACCATGGGTAAGCATAGCTTTCAACAGAATAGCTGTGGATTCGGGAAGTATACCTACTCCCGTTTCTTCGAGAAACAACTGATTTAGAACATTATAACATTTCGCAGCTTCATGTGTTATTTGAGCTGCTGCATCGCTTGTTCCTGAATAGAAAGCGCAACCATCCTTACTACCAGCTTCATACGGTGCAGCGGATAAACATCCCGGTTCGCGTGTAGACGTAATCCATGTGCTTGTTCCGTCATGATTTTTTCTGATGAATTTTCTACCACCGTAATAAAACAGATCTGGAGCAATAGTTGATCGATACCCTTTTCCAATTGCAGACATTGGAGATGGCATTCCTTTATCGACCGCCCAAATGCAACGAGAATTTTCAGCGGGGCTTGTGAAATCATCGTACAATGCGCCAATTGTCAATCCGTTCAAGCTTTCAGAGGGGGAAAGTATTTTTAGATTCCATTGGTTATTATTAATGGCATCGCCAAAAACTTTGTTTCGCTGACTCATATTAAGAGCTTTTAATTCATCGAACGGCTTGTTCACAAAATCTATGATTTCAGGATGATTTCCAGCACTTATTATGAACAGAATTTTATATTTATAAGCAAGAAAATCGAGCAAACGCGCAATTGGACTCATTATCCCTGTTAGTTGACGCACAGGATCACCAATAGACAAATTGATTACTTTAGTATTTGGTGCGGTAGCTGGTGATTCTCCATCTCCTTCCATCATTCGCTTTATTGCTCGGTGAAGAGTATCAATGAGCATATGATCATCAGGGATGCCTTCTTCCATTCCCTCAAAGCAAGGCTTCGGGCGTAAAATCGGACGCACATATACAGGACTGCTAATAGGCGTATCATTTCTATTAAGATCCCCGTAAATAGCAAGCGATACCATAGAAGTACCATGAATGCGATATTTACTCTCATAGTCTGTGGCATAATCATCTGGATCATCAATAATAACACGGTTCCGAAGCAATCGATGATTTTGCATAGGCATTCCATCGAAAACAGCGACAACAGCGTCGCCCACTGGCAGCGGCGATTCCTTTGTTAGTGTACATACTTCCGAATCGTTTTCGGAGATAAATGCAGACTGGCAAACAGGCCGAAAAAACATAATGTCGTCAACCTTTGACAACTCAATTTCTTCATAGTTATTAACCAATTCTTCAATAGCTATCCTAGGAAGTTCAACCAACATACCATGATAAAATATATCACTTATTACACACTCCTGAATTATACGTCCCCCTAAAGATTGTATTTCACGAGAAATTGTATCCACTGCTATATGCCTTTTTTGAAAATCAGATCTAAAGAATAATTCGATTTCAAAAGGGACTGGAGAATTTCCGTCAAATTCCAATGATTCACGCCAATAATCTATAGCATGCGTTTCTGCAATCCTGTCCTGCGCATTCCACCTTCTTATATTTTTTATATGGGTAAAGACATCACGAAGTCCTGCAAAACCACGTTTAAATACATCGGTTTCACCATCCTGATACCTTTGCCACAGTGACAACAGCTGAGACATCGCCTGTTGGTTAGACATTATGCAATATAGTTTGCCATTTAAAAGACCTTCATCTCTTTGGCCATTTCTCGAAATCGAGTAAAAATCATCATCTGGTAAAAAAGAGTCTGTTTCAATATCAAACATCCATTCGAGACCATCTGTGTTTTTTACTGCAGTATAAAAATTATCGACTGTTCCAATTATTTCAAAAACAAGAGCAAATTCGGGATTTATCCCTGTTGGTGATTGCTGGATTTTTAGATTTTTCTGTTCAAAAGCAGCTTGGAGAACATTAAAAGACGGTTGCAATCGAGCAAATTGTCTACTGAAAGAAGGCTTCATAATTCTTGGAAATGACGGGGCTTTGCGTTCGCGATCTGCGCGTTCCGGAGACGGAAACAATATTAAAGGTCTGTCTGGCATGTTTCTACTCCTTCCTGATTTTTGTGTGCAGTAATTACTTGTGACTGCCAACTACGAATGGATTTCTCCGTGATTTCTTTTGCATTCCCATTTGGCAAACTTAAAATATATTGTCTGTAAATTGATAGTGCAAATTCTTCGGCTTCTGCATAACTTACTCCTAGTGTTTTTTTTGCTAGTGTGCTTGATTGCAAACCAAATCGAAAATCTTTCTCCTTTTCAAAGAAACGATAATATTCATCCAAATTACTTCGAGTTGGCTTCGGAATTTCTAAACGAATCTGAAATCTTCGCCAAGCCGCTTTATCAAGTAGAGTATCATGGTTTGTAGCAGCAACCACGACAACATAGCTTGGAAGCGCATCGATTTGCATTAGTAAAGAGCTTACAACACGCTTAATTTCACCTGTTTCATGGACATCGCCACGTTCTTTTCCAAGTGTTTCAAATTCATCAAAGAACAGAACGCATTCTCTTGTTTTAGCATATTCAAATAATTTAGAAAGCCTTGATGCGGTTTCTCCGAGGTAAGAACCAATAATTCCTTCATATCTAACTGTAAGCAATGGAACCATTAGAGATTCAGCTATTGCCTCGGCTAGTGAAGTCTTTCCATTTCCGGGAGGGCCAATTAGTAATAACTTGTTTCGCGGCTCAATACCATAGGATTGCAATAAATCAGAACGATTTTGCTCGTTAATTAAATCTCGGCAAGCCGTTTTAACATATTCTGGCAGAATCAGATGCTCCATTCTTTTTCGCGGGATTTTTTCAGAAAAAAGCAGTTGTTCATTTATATTTCCGCGAACAATAGAGGGTGCGCTTGTACTTTCCCTTGCAATTGGTCTGCGAGAGTTTTTTAATAGCTCATCAATCTTTGTTGCAAGAACTGTATGCTGTTTCGCACGTTCCTCAGCGCATAAAGCTTCTGCTGCTTTTCTAAAACTCGTGGGATCATTAATTAATCCATATTTCACCAATTCACATAGCAAATCTGCTCTTGCCATAATTGAATACCTCCTAAAATTTCCAATAATTCATAATTGGCAAGCGGCATTACAGCAGGCCATTAGGAATATCAATGAAATTATTCTCACAAAAATCAAGAAAACTTTTGGTTGCCAGATTACTTGGTATAACGTGACCATTTTCCCAACGGTTAATTGTCGAGTAGCTTACGTTAATCGCGGCAGCTAATTGTTTTTGACTCAAGTTGAGATTCTTACGTACAGAAATAACAAATTCAGAAAATGTCACAATCGGTCCTCCAGATATAGCATGTGCTATATTATATCTACTGTTATAGTATAGCATGTGCTATACTTCTTTACAATAGAGATAATATAAACTTTTAGGGCCTATTGATGATTTATAAAAAAGGAGGATGCCAATGGATAAAGACTTTATGCTGAACTATTTTAACAAAGCCGTACAGCCTGAATGGGAGGAACTGCTGAAAACACCGCGCTACCAACCGGCAGCAAGTAAGCGTGACGCAATCGAACGGGAGTTCTTTCGGATGCTGAACGATGAACAGAAACGCAAGTACCTTGATTTGGAATCCGCAGTCATACTGGCAGAATGTGACATCGCAGAAGCTATGTATATGAAAGGTGCCGCAGATCGTGAGCTGATGATCCGTTAATGCCATGAGTTACGACTACTTCTACGGGCAGTCGGGCGAACTGTTTTCCTACTTCCGTATTCCGAAAGCACTCTTTCAGGACTGCCGCTTCCGGCAGCTCTCCACCGATGCCCGGACACTGTACGGCATTCTGCTGGACCGCATGAGCCTGTCGGTCAAGAACGGCTGGCTGGACGAGCAGGGGCGGGTGTATATCATCTACACCGTCCGGGAAGTGCAGGAATCTCTCTGCTGCGCCGAACACAAAGCGGTCAAGCTGTTCCGGGAACTGGAGGGCATCGACCTCATCGAGCGCAAACGCCGTGGTCTGGGCAGACCCAGCCTGATCTACGTCAAGGACTTTTCGTCTGGACTGCAAAAAGCGCAAGTACAGAATTGCCCAAACAGCAATTCTGGTGCTGTCGAAAGCGCAATTCTGGAGCAGTCAAAACCGCAAGCAAATAAGACTGATAAGAATAAGACAGAGTGGAACGATCCTGACCCTATCTATTCCGGGGGCATCCGGGAGCAGCTTGAGGATTATTTTTATCAGGCGTTGGAGGTAGACCTTCTGCTCCGGCTTTGCCCGGACGAGGAGGACACCATCTACCAGATCGTCGATTTGCTTGTGGACACCTGTTCCACCAAACGCAAGATGTTGCGGATCGCCGGAGATGATAAGCCCACCGAGGTAGTACGCAGCCGGCTGAAAAAGCTGAATGCCGACCACATCCGCTTCGTGCTGGATTCTCTGGCAGAAAACACCGCCCCGGTGCGGAACATGAAGCAGTATCTGCTGGCAATGCTCTACAATGCGCCCACCACCATGAACCTCTACTATCAGAACAAGACGAACCACGACTTTGCGCGCGGTTCTCCGGGGAGGTGATGTTATCGCAAAGAAAGCTACGATTATTGCAGTCACCAATCAAAAAGGCGGTGTTGGGAAAAGCACCACCTGTGAAAATCTTGGCATCGGGCTGGCGATGGAGGGCAAGAAAGTTCTGCTGGTGGACACTGACCCACAGGGCAGCCTGACCATCAGCATGGGCTGGCAGCAGCCCGATGAACTGCCCACCACCCTTTCCACCCTGATGGCAAAAGCCATGAACGACCAGCCCATTCCGCCCGGCGAGGGCATTTTACACCATGCAGAGGGTGTTGATTTGATTCCGGCGAACATCGAACTGGCAGGGCTGGAAGTGGCTCTGGTGAACAGCATGAACCGGGAAAAGATGCTGAAACAGGTGCTGGACAGTGCCAAACGGGAGTACGATTTTATTCTGCTGGACTGTATGCCCTCGCTGGGGATGCTCACCATCAACGCACTGGCGGCGGCAGATACTGCCCTGATTCCCGTGCAGGCGCAGTATCTTTCGGCTAAAGGTCTGGAACAGCTTTTGCAGACCGTCCAAAAAGTCAGAAGGCAGATCAACCCCAAGCTGAAAATTGAGGGCATCCTGCTGACCATGACCGACAGCCGTACCAACTACGGAAAACAGATCAGCAATCTGATCCGGCAGGCATACGGAAAACACCTAAAGGTGTTTGAGCAGACCATCCCCCGGTCAGTCCGTGCGGCGGAAACCAGCGCCGCAGGCAAGAGCATCTTTGCCTATGACCCAAAGGGCAAGGTGGCAGAAGCCTACAAATCTCTTGCAAAGGAGGTGCTGGCGGATGCCAATCGACAGCGGAAACTTAGCTCTGAAAGGGCTAGATGATCTGTTCTCCACCGAGGAAAACAGACAGGAAGAACAGCGGGAACAGGTACAGCAGATTCCCATTGATGCGCTGCACCCCTTCACCAACCACCCTTTCAAGGTGCTGGACGATGAAGCCATGACCCGGACGGTGGAGAGCATCGCACAGTACGGTGTGCTGGCTCCGCTGATCGCCCGACCTCGCCCGGACGGTGACGGCTACGAGATCATCTCCGGGCATCGCCGTCAGTATGCGGCGAAACTTGCCGGGCTGGACACCCTGCCGGTTATCGTGCGGCAGATGTCGGACGATGCTGCCGTGATATTGATGGTGGATTCCAATTTACAGCGTGAACACATCCTGCCCAGCGAACGAGCTTTTGCCTACAAAATGAAGCTGGAAGCTCTAAAAAATCAAGGTGCTAGGTCAGATTTAACTTCGTGCCAAGTTGGCACGAAGTTCCGGGCAGATGAATCGCTTGCAGAAGATTCCGGCGAAAGTGCCCGTAATGTCCAGCGCTTTATCCGTCTGACCAACCTTATCCCGGAGTTGCTGGACATGGTAGACGAGAAGAAGATCTCCTTCAATCCCGCTGTGGAGCTATCCTATCTGGACGAAAGCCAACAGCGGGATTTTTTAGAAGCCATGCAGGACACCCAGAATGCGCCGTCC
Proteins encoded in this window:
- a CDS encoding ParA family protein, with the protein product MAKKATIIAVTNQKGGVGKSTTCENLGIGLAMEGKKVLLVDTDPQGSLTISMGWQQPDELPTTLSTLMAKAMNDQPIPPGEGILHHAEGVDLIPANIELAGLEVALVNSMNREKMLKQVLDSAKREYDFILLDCMPSLGMLTINALAAADTALIPVQAQYLSAKGLEQLLQTVQKVRRQINPKLKIEGILLTMTDSRTNYGKQISNLIRQAYGKHLKVFEQTIPRSVRAAETSAAGKSIFAYDPKGKVAEAYKSLAKEVLADANRQRKLSSERAR
- a CDS encoding DUF6017 domain-containing protein, with the translated sequence MSYDYFYGQSGELFSYFRIPKALFQDCRFRQLSTDARTLYGILLDRMSLSVKNGWLDEQGRVYIIYTVREVQESLCCAEHKAVKLFRELEGIDLIERKRRGLGRPSLIYVKDFSSGLQKAQVQNCPNSNSGAVESAILEQSKPQANKTDKNKTEWNDPDPIYSGGIREQLEDYFYQALEVDLLLRLCPDEEDTIYQIVDLLVDTCSTKRKMLRIAGDDKPTEVVRSRLKKLNADHIRFVLDSLAENTAPVRNMKQYLLAMLYNAPTTMNLYYQNKTNHDFARGSPGR
- a CDS encoding Fic/DOC family protein; amino-acid sequence: MFTKYDVYTTVQSMYCYPDTDVLINKLNIHDKAELKQAEEEFTAVKQMALLQEPIKGRFTKTHLFRIHRFLFEDVYPFAGHIRKEQISKGDTMFYLPDLIDRELERVFKNIHSKKLLAEQDKEKQIQNLSQTMAELNIIHPFREGNGRSTRELIRCMALEYGLHINWGNTDRETLINAAIAAVDDDMAFCDVLRQCIEKKDT
- a CDS encoding S8 family peptidase, which produces MPDRPLILFPSPERADRERKAPSFPRIMKPSFSRQFARLQPSFNVLQAAFEQKNLKIQQSPTGINPEFALVFEIIGTVDNFYTAVKNTDGLEWMFDIETDSFLPDDDFYSISRNGQRDEGLLNGKLYCIMSNQQAMSQLLSLWQRYQDGETDVFKRGFAGLRDVFTHIKNIRRWNAQDRIAETHAIDYWRESLEFDGNSPVPFEIELFFRSDFQKRHIAVDTISREIQSLGGRIIQECVISDIFYHGMLVELPRIAIEELVNNYEEIELSKVDDIMFFRPVCQSAFISENDSEVCTLTKESPLPVGDAVVAVFDGMPMQNHRLLRNRVIIDDPDDYATDYESKYRIHGTSMVSLAIYGDLNRNDTPISSPVYVRPILRPKPCFEGMEEGIPDDHMLIDTLHRAIKRMMEGDGESPATAPNTKVINLSIGDPVRQLTGIMSPIARLLDFLAYKYKILFIISAGNHPEIIDFVNKPFDELKALNMSQRNKVFGDAINNNQWNLKILSPSESLNGLTIGALYDDFTSPAENSRCIWAVDKGMPSPMSAIGKGYRSTIAPDLFYYGGRKFIRKNHDGTSTWITSTREPGCLSAAPYEAGSKDGCAFYSGTSDAAAQITHEAAKCYNVLNQLFLEETGVGILPESTAILLKAMLTHGASWEPIAEKLSLAMGSSPKQLSKWLGNGIPNIDRVVECTKERITLIGLGEVKIDEGEVFRLPLPVDFSSRLMKRKLTVTLAYLSPVVPNKQAYRGIQLWFDVDDNGKGLVPDRLNTEWQAVRKGSLQHEIFVGEKAIVWNDEDLIIKVNCKADACKKVKTAIPYCLFVSFEVAEGFDVDLYTDVATKIHQRVEIQDS
- a CDS encoding antitoxin VbhA family protein — its product is MSVKYTTPAQHKSNLRNVYGTFAIEGMTISKDTRSNLDRIGSGQASYQQVVNELRAKYAKKG
- a CDS encoding AAA family ATPase, with translation MARADLLCELVKYGLINDPTSFRKAAEALCAEERAKQHTVLATKIDELLKNSRRPIARESTSAPSIVRGNINEQLLFSEKIPRKRMEHLILPEYVKTACRDLINEQNRSDLLQSYGIEPRNKLLLIGPPGNGKTSLAEAIAESLMVPLLTVRYEGIIGSYLGETASRLSKLFEYAKTRECVLFFDEFETLGKERGDVHETGEIKRVVSSLLMQIDALPSYVVVVAATNHDTLLDKAAWRRFQIRLEIPKPTRSNLDEYYRFFEKEKDFRFGLQSSTLAKKTLGVSYAEAEEFALSIYRQYILSLPNGNAKEITEKSIRSWQSQVITAHKNQEGVETCQTDL
- a CDS encoding helix-turn-helix transcriptional regulator, with translation MTFSEFVISVRKNLNLSQKQLAAAINVSYSTINRWENGHVIPSNLATKSFLDFCENNFIDIPNGLL
- a CDS encoding ParB/RepB/Spo0J family partition protein; this encodes MPIDSGNLALKGLDDLFSTEENRQEEQREQVQQIPIDALHPFTNHPFKVLDDEAMTRTVESIAQYGVLAPLIARPRPDGDGYEIISGHRRQYAAKLAGLDTLPVIVRQMSDDAAVILMVDSNLQREHILPSERAFAYKMKLEALKNQGARSDLTSCQVGTKFRADESLAEDSGESARNVQRFIRLTNLIPELLDMVDEKKISFNPAVELSYLDESQQRDFLEAMQDTQNAPSLSQAQQLKKMAQQGAFSYEKAFDVMGQEKKSEKDTVTIKNETLRKYFPRSYTPKQMEEKIIQLLDAWQKKQQRRNER